One genomic region from uncultured Subdoligranulum sp. encodes:
- a CDS encoding DUF5711 family protein: MNKAEKERQERRRRMLAREQGHTSTGAIPGTSGDIGLRTPQPVHRSEPAAAPAPEPEKTRTTNLKSLTPLFKQRQRRRTIALGVIVLVIALVIAIFTGAMSASIALLADGVDSLTLYLNRGSGSWPVNTGITEPLQIEELAGGFVELGSEDVVVYSAYGNQVYEFQPSYARPVLAVGGTRFVVYNRAGNELQVSSRTRSLFTRTFDEGILLCAMSNNNTLAVVTESGRYTAQLQIFDPSFRLNYSWELTRNEGTPMALDFAPDNRRFAAGTLAARDGQLSCSVYFMDTADTEEGPVYQATQGSMLLQLDWQSDNRVVAVFDTYIAVLDPRTATETARYDFGGATLQSAAPGARQTALLLNIRGGNSLVTFDEDLTVLAEIPARQAYGVTATDTDVYLLCPNAVECYSYDGVQNWLQDDLAAHPIAVLDADKLLVFSGSQVDLLAAPDE; the protein is encoded by the coding sequence GTGAACAAAGCCGAAAAGGAACGCCAGGAACGCCGCCGGCGGATGCTGGCCCGGGAACAGGGGCATACCTCCACGGGGGCTATCCCCGGCACCAGCGGGGACATCGGCCTGCGCACCCCCCAGCCGGTACACCGCAGTGAACCGGCCGCGGCACCGGCCCCCGAACCCGAAAAGACCCGCACCACCAACCTCAAATCCCTGACGCCCCTCTTCAAACAGCGGCAGCGGCGGCGCACCATCGCCCTGGGGGTGATCGTGCTGGTCATAGCGCTGGTCATTGCCATCTTTACGGGGGCCATGTCGGCCTCCATCGCGCTGCTGGCTGACGGGGTGGACAGCCTGACCCTCTACCTCAACCGGGGCAGCGGCAGCTGGCCGGTGAACACCGGCATCACCGAACCGCTGCAGATCGAGGAGCTGGCCGGCGGTTTTGTGGAGCTGGGCAGCGAGGACGTGGTGGTCTATTCCGCCTACGGCAACCAGGTCTATGAATTCCAGCCTTCCTACGCCCGGCCGGTGCTGGCGGTGGGCGGCACCCGGTTTGTGGTGTACAACCGGGCCGGCAACGAGCTGCAGGTGTCCAGCCGGACCCGCAGCCTCTTCACCCGCACCTTCGACGAGGGCATTCTTCTTTGTGCCATGTCCAACAACAATACGCTGGCCGTGGTCACCGAGTCGGGGCGGTACACCGCCCAGCTGCAAATTTTTGACCCTTCCTTCCGCCTCAACTACAGCTGGGAGCTGACCCGCAACGAGGGCACGCCCATGGCGCTGGATTTCGCGCCGGACAACCGCCGGTTTGCGGCGGGCACGCTGGCGGCCCGGGACGGGCAGCTGAGCTGCAGCGTCTACTTCATGGACACGGCGGATACCGAGGAGGGCCCGGTTTACCAGGCCACCCAGGGCAGCATGCTGCTGCAGCTGGACTGGCAGAGCGACAACCGGGTGGTGGCGGTGTTCGACACCTATATTGCGGTGCTGGACCCGCGCACGGCCACCGAGACGGCCCGCTATGATTTCGGCGGCGCCACCCTGCAGAGCGCGGCCCCCGGCGCCCGCCAGACGGCGCTGCTTTTGAACATCCGGGGCGGCAACAGCCTGGTGACCTTTGACGAGGACCTGACGGTGCTGGCCGAGATTCCGGCCCGGCAGGCCTACGGCGTGACGGCTACCGACACTGATGTTTACCTGCTCTGCCCCAACGCCGTGGAGTGCTACAGCTACGACGGTGTGCAGAACTGGCTGCAGGACGACCTGGCGGCCCACCCCATCGCGGTGCTGGACGCGGACAAACTGCTTGTCTTCTCCGGCAGCCAGGTGGACCTGCTGGCCGCCCCCGATGAATGA
- the truA gene encoding tRNA pseudouridine(38-40) synthase TruA, translated as MTCLLWIAYKGTNYAGFQVQPNAPTVCAVLQDAMQAAWGCRPDVKGCSRTDAGVHARRFALSFCYTGRVPADKLVPALNAHLPLDIRALEVQAVPEGFHARYAAHEKTYCYHILNARIDDPFTLDTCHRVARPLDLDAMQAAAARFVGTHDFLALCASGSSVAAHGDTVRTISRCTVSRCGDRFVITVTADGYLYNMVRILAGTLVEVGLHKRTPDSIPALLQSRDRRRAGPTLPARGLFLEDVSYPDL; from the coding sequence ATGACCTGTCTTTTGTGGATCGCCTACAAAGGCACGAACTACGCGGGCTTTCAGGTGCAGCCCAACGCGCCCACCGTCTGCGCCGTGCTCCAGGACGCCATGCAGGCCGCCTGGGGCTGCCGGCCTGACGTGAAGGGCTGTTCCCGCACCGACGCCGGCGTTCATGCGCGGCGTTTCGCGCTCAGTTTCTGTTATACTGGCCGTGTGCCGGCGGACAAGCTGGTGCCGGCCCTCAACGCACACCTGCCCCTGGACATCCGGGCGCTGGAGGTGCAGGCGGTGCCGGAGGGCTTCCATGCCCGGTACGCCGCCCACGAAAAAACCTACTGTTACCACATCCTCAACGCCCGCATCGACGACCCCTTCACGCTGGACACCTGCCATCGGGTGGCCCGGCCGCTGGACCTGGACGCCATGCAGGCGGCCGCTGCCCGGTTTGTCGGCACCCATGACTTCCTGGCGCTGTGTGCGTCGGGCTCCTCGGTCGCTGCCCACGGCGATACCGTGCGCACCATCTCCCGGTGTACGGTGTCCCGCTGCGGTGACCGTTTTGTCATTACCGTCACAGCGGACGGTTACCTCTACAACATGGTCCGCATCCTGGCGGGCACGCTGGTGGAGGTGGGGCTGCACAAGCGCACGCCGGATTCCATCCCCGCGCTGCTGCAGAGCCGGGACCGCCGCCGGGCGGGCCCCACGCTGCCCGCCAGGGGACTGTTTCTTGAGGATGTGAGCTACCCGGACCTGTGA
- a CDS encoding energy-coupling factor transporter transmembrane component T, translating into MLKDITIGQYYPGRSVIHRCDPRLKLIATIAYIVVLFVAANPLGIALSLLLLAALYRVARIPGKMILRSLKPIVPIVIFTALLNLFFVTGKGEPLVHFWVFSIYAEGVRYAILLAVRVCALIAGTSLLTYTTSPIVLTDAIENLLRPLNRVHFPVHELAMMMTIALRFIPTLIEETEKIMNAQKARGAMLDTGKFTQRIKALVPILIPLFISAFRRADELAMAMECRCYHGGEGRTRLKQLRFTATDARCAVVLAVALAVIVSTHFFVPGLVS; encoded by the coding sequence ATGCTCAAGGACATTACCATCGGGCAATATTATCCCGGCCGCTCGGTGATCCACCGCTGCGATCCGCGGCTCAAACTCATCGCCACCATCGCCTACATCGTGGTGCTTTTTGTGGCAGCCAATCCCCTGGGCATTGCGCTGTCCCTGCTGCTGCTGGCGGCGCTCTACCGGGTGGCCCGCATTCCCGGCAAGATGATCCTGCGCAGCCTCAAACCCATCGTGCCCATCGTCATCTTCACGGCGCTGCTCAACCTCTTCTTTGTCACGGGCAAGGGGGAGCCGCTGGTGCATTTCTGGGTGTTCAGCATCTATGCCGAGGGTGTGCGCTACGCCATCCTGCTGGCGGTACGGGTGTGCGCCCTCATCGCGGGCACCAGCCTGCTGACCTACACCACCAGCCCCATCGTGCTCACCGATGCCATCGAGAATCTGCTCCGGCCGCTGAACCGGGTGCACTTTCCGGTGCATGAGCTGGCCATGATGATGACCATCGCCCTGCGGTTCATCCCCACTCTGATTGAGGAAACCGAGAAGATCATGAACGCCCAGAAAGCCCGGGGCGCCATGCTGGACACCGGCAAATTCACCCAGCGCATCAAGGCGCTGGTGCCCATCCTCATTCCGCTGTTCATCTCGGCATTCCGCCGGGCCGACGAGCTGGCCATGGCCATGGAATGCCGCTGCTACCACGGCGGTGAGGGCCGCACCCGCCTCAAGCAGCTGCGGTTCACCGCCACCGACGCCCGCTGCGCCGTGGTGCTGGCGGTGGCGCTGGCGGTCATCGTCTCCACCCACTTCTTCGTGCCGGGGCTGGTGTCATGA
- a CDS encoding energy-coupling factor transporter ATPase has protein sequence MSEIIRVEHLKYVYNPGMPDATTALDDVSFSVEEGDFVGIIGSTGSGKSTLISHFNGINRPTSGRVLVDGKDLWAPGADLRSFRFLVGLVMQYPEYQLFEETCAKDIAYGPRNMGLDEDEIQRRVKQAAAFVGLTDELLEKSPFELSGGQKRRVAIAGVMAMQPRVLVLDEPAAGLDPEGRDTILGQIKAYHEKTGITVLLVSHSMEDIAKYANRVLVLHKAGIAMYDTVENVFARAQELLDLGLSVPQVTQIFLKLRKMGLDIPTDVYTIPYAVKTIRKALAARQNKGVD, from the coding sequence GTGTCAGAGATCATTCGTGTCGAACATCTGAAGTATGTCTATAACCCCGGCATGCCGGACGCCACCACCGCCCTGGACGATGTGTCCTTCTCGGTGGAGGAGGGGGACTTCGTGGGCATCATCGGCTCCACCGGCAGCGGCAAGTCCACCCTGATCAGCCATTTCAACGGCATCAACCGTCCCACCTCGGGCCGGGTGCTGGTGGACGGCAAGGACCTGTGGGCGCCCGGCGCCGATCTGCGCTCCTTCCGCTTCCTGGTGGGACTGGTCATGCAGTACCCCGAATACCAGCTGTTTGAGGAGACATGCGCCAAGGATATCGCCTACGGCCCCCGCAACATGGGGCTGGACGAGGACGAGATCCAGCGCCGGGTCAAACAGGCGGCGGCCTTTGTGGGCCTCACCGACGAACTGCTGGAAAAGAGCCCCTTCGAGCTGTCGGGCGGCCAGAAGCGCCGGGTGGCCATTGCCGGCGTCATGGCCATGCAGCCCCGGGTGCTGGTGCTGGACGAGCCCGCCGCGGGCCTGGACCCCGAGGGCCGGGACACCATCCTGGGCCAGATCAAGGCCTACCACGAAAAAACCGGCATCACGGTGCTGCTGGTGAGCCACTCCATGGAGGACATCGCCAAGTACGCCAACCGGGTGCTGGTGCTGCACAAGGCGGGCATCGCCATGTACGATACGGTGGAGAACGTCTTTGCCCGGGCACAGGAACTGCTGGACCTGGGCCTGTCGGTGCCCCAGGTGACCCAGATCTTCCTGAAACTGCGCAAGATGGGCCTGGATATCCCCACCGATGTCTACACCATTCCCTATGCGGTCAAGACCATCCGCAAGGCGCTGGCCGCCAGACAGAACAAGGGGGTGGACTGA
- a CDS encoding energy-coupling factor transporter ATPase, which produces MPSETPMLQVQEVKFRYDPDQPRYAVDGVSMDLHRGEFVAVLGANGCGKSTLAKHLNAILLPETGTVLVEGMDTCNEEHLYDIRQKVGMVFQNPDNQIVATIVEEDVAFAPENLGVPPAEIRTRIDEAMKLAGIYEKRDAAPYKLSGGQKQRVAIAGVIAMRPDCLVLDEATAMLDPHGRAQVMRTIRQLREAGITIVSITHYMEEAAQADRVLVMSRGRVVMEGTPEEIFSQTERLHSYHLDVPQAAELRDELVKAGIPMPENVITPDRCAEELFQLLKD; this is translated from the coding sequence ATGCCGAGCGAAACGCCGATGCTCCAGGTGCAGGAGGTAAAATTCCGCTACGACCCCGACCAGCCGCGCTATGCGGTGGACGGGGTGAGTATGGATCTGCACCGGGGCGAATTTGTGGCGGTGCTGGGAGCCAACGGCTGCGGCAAAAGCACGCTGGCCAAGCACCTGAACGCCATTTTGCTGCCCGAGACCGGCACCGTGCTGGTGGAGGGTATGGACACCTGCAACGAGGAACACCTCTATGATATCCGCCAGAAGGTGGGTATGGTGTTCCAGAACCCCGACAACCAGATCGTGGCAACGATCGTGGAGGAGGACGTGGCCTTTGCGCCGGAGAACCTGGGCGTGCCGCCCGCGGAGATCCGCACCCGCATCGACGAGGCCATGAAGCTGGCGGGCATCTACGAAAAGCGGGATGCCGCGCCCTACAAGCTGTCGGGCGGCCAGAAGCAGCGGGTGGCCATCGCGGGTGTCATTGCCATGCGCCCCGACTGCCTGGTGCTGGACGAAGCCACCGCCATGCTGGACCCCCACGGCCGTGCCCAGGTCATGCGCACCATCCGCCAGCTGCGGGAGGCGGGCATCACCATCGTCTCCATCACCCACTATATGGAGGAGGCCGCCCAGGCCGACCGGGTGCTGGTGATGAGCCGGGGCCGGGTGGTCATGGAGGGCACTCCCGAGGAGATCTTCAGCCAGACCGAGCGGCTGCACAGCTACCATCTGGATGTGCCCCAGGCCGCCGAGCTGCGGGATGAGCTGGTGAAGGCCGGCATCCCCATGCCGGAGAACGTCATCACCCCCGACCGCTGTGCCGAGGAACTGTTCCAACTGCTCAAGGATTGA
- a CDS encoding class I SAM-dependent methyltransferase, translating to MRPADSWRDYELLDATNHNRLERWGSTLLIRPDPQVIWKNDEASPLWAQADAIYYRSAKGGGRWNYHKKLPQKWQIHWQDLTLIVSPTGFKHTGVFPEQAVNWAWYQEKIKGAGRPVKVLNLFGYTGGATLACLAAGASVTHVDASKGMVAWARENAAASHLADRPCRWIVDDCTKFVQREIRRGNRYDGIIMDPPSYGRGPGGEIWKLEDNVYDLITLTEQVLSDDPLFFAINSYTEGLSPAVMEYIVKTTLCPVQGGRTHCDEIGLPVSATGGVVPCGATAIWEK from the coding sequence ATGCGCCCTGCCGATAGCTGGCGGGATTATGAACTGCTGGATGCCACCAACCACAACCGGCTGGAGCGCTGGGGCAGCACGCTGCTGATCCGCCCCGACCCGCAGGTCATCTGGAAAAACGACGAGGCCAGCCCGCTGTGGGCCCAGGCCGACGCCATCTACTACCGCTCCGCCAAGGGGGGCGGCCGGTGGAACTACCACAAGAAGCTGCCCCAGAAATGGCAGATCCACTGGCAGGACCTGACGCTCATCGTCAGCCCCACCGGCTTCAAGCACACCGGCGTCTTCCCGGAGCAGGCCGTCAACTGGGCCTGGTATCAGGAGAAAATCAAGGGCGCAGGCCGTCCCGTCAAGGTGCTCAACCTCTTCGGGTACACCGGCGGCGCCACGCTGGCCTGCCTGGCGGCAGGTGCCAGCGTGACCCATGTGGATGCCAGCAAGGGCATGGTGGCCTGGGCGCGGGAGAACGCCGCAGCCAGCCATCTGGCCGACCGGCCCTGCCGCTGGATCGTGGATGACTGCACCAAGTTCGTGCAGCGGGAGATCCGCCGCGGCAACCGGTACGACGGCATCATCATGGACCCGCCCAGCTACGGGCGGGGCCCCGGCGGGGAGATCTGGAAGCTGGAGGACAACGTCTACGACCTGATCACCCTCACCGAGCAGGTGCTCAGCGACGACCCGCTGTTCTTTGCCATCAACTCCTACACCGAGGGTCTGAGCCCCGCGGTGATGGAATACATCGTCAAAACGACCCTCTGCCCCGTGCAGGGGGGCCGGACGCACTGCGACGAGATCGGGCTGCCGGTCTCGGCCACCGGCGGTGTGGTGCCCTGCGGCGCCACCGCCATATGGGAGAAATGA
- the glmM gene encoding phosphoglucosamine mutase: MGKLFGTDGVRGVAGKDLTCELALQIGRGTAAVLTSLDGHRPKILIGKDTRVSGDMLESTLAAGLCSVGADVDLLGVIPTPGVAYLVRKYHADAGIMISASHNPMEFNGIKIFKGDGYKLPDEVEDQIEAHVFNNCADIRLAEGADIGRIHMCRTGIDDYVDFLQEHIDADLTGLKVLFDCANGASAAVAQKLFPRLGCECGFMGTLQDGVTVNDGCGSTHLEALEGAVKEGGYDCGIAFDGDADRCLGCDENGAEMDGDKIIALVGADMKERGRLDGNTVVVTVMSNLGFMKHMESLGIETARTAVGDRYVLEEMRARGYAIGGEQSGHVIFLHHSTTGDGELTAGKLLKVLARKKAENPATKMSDLNAVYTKFPQVLINLSANKEQKQAYKEDEYIAGFIESQQQSLMGMGRVLVRVSGTEPKIRVMVEGEDRAAIQTSADRIADMIRQRILDK, encoded by the coding sequence ATGGGTAAACTGTTTGGAACCGACGGTGTCCGCGGCGTGGCGGGCAAGGACCTGACCTGTGAACTGGCTCTGCAGATCGGCCGCGGCACCGCGGCGGTGCTGACCAGCCTGGACGGCCACCGCCCCAAGATTCTCATCGGCAAGGATACCCGTGTGTCCGGCGACATGCTGGAGTCCACCCTGGCGGCGGGCCTGTGCAGCGTGGGCGCCGACGTGGACCTGCTGGGTGTGATCCCCACTCCCGGCGTGGCCTACCTGGTGCGCAAGTACCATGCCGACGCCGGCATCATGATCTCGGCCTCCCACAATCCCATGGAATTCAACGGCATCAAGATCTTCAAGGGGGACGGCTACAAGCTGCCCGATGAGGTGGAGGACCAGATCGAGGCCCATGTCTTCAACAACTGCGCCGACATCCGCCTGGCGGAGGGCGCCGACATCGGCCGCATCCACATGTGCCGCACCGGCATCGACGATTATGTGGATTTCCTGCAGGAGCACATCGACGCCGACCTCACCGGCCTGAAGGTGCTGTTTGACTGCGCCAACGGTGCCTCGGCGGCGGTGGCCCAGAAGCTGTTCCCCCGCCTGGGCTGCGAGTGCGGCTTCATGGGCACGCTGCAGGACGGCGTCACGGTGAACGACGGCTGCGGCTCCACCCATCTGGAGGCGCTGGAGGGGGCTGTCAAGGAGGGCGGCTATGACTGCGGCATTGCCTTTGACGGTGACGCCGACCGCTGCCTGGGCTGCGACGAGAACGGCGCCGAGATGGACGGCGACAAGATCATCGCCCTGGTGGGTGCCGACATGAAGGAGCGCGGCCGCCTGGACGGCAACACCGTGGTGGTGACCGTCATGTCCAACCTGGGCTTCATGAAGCATATGGAATCCCTGGGCATCGAGACCGCCCGCACGGCGGTGGGCGACCGTTACGTGCTGGAGGAGATGCGGGCCCGCGGCTACGCCATCGGAGGCGAGCAGAGCGGCCACGTGATCTTCCTGCACCACTCCACCACCGGCGACGGCGAGCTGACTGCCGGCAAGCTGCTCAAGGTGCTGGCCCGCAAGAAGGCGGAGAACCCCGCCACCAAGATGAGCGACCTGAACGCGGTGTACACCAAGTTCCCCCAGGTGCTCATCAACCTGAGTGCCAACAAGGAACAGAAACAGGCCTACAAAGAGGATGAGTATATTGCCGGCTTCATCGAGAGCCAGCAGCAGAGCCTGATGGGTATGGGCCGCGTGCTGGTGCGCGTCTCCGGCACCGAGCCGAAGATCCGCGTCATGGTGGAGGGCGAGGACCGCGCCGCCATCCAGACCAGCGCCGACCGCATCGCGGATATGATCCGTCAGCGCATCCTGGACAAATAA
- the ruvB gene encoding Holliday junction branch migration DNA helicase RuvB, producing the protein MNQEYTVDPSRLVSPDAIPADAEEVSLRPKTLDDYVGQEKAKGNLRVYLRAAQQRGEPMDHILLYGPPGLGKTTLAGIVAQEMGVQIRITSGPAIEKPGDLAALLTNLQEGDVLFIDEIHRLSRQVEEVLYPALEDYALDIMIGKGPSAQSIRINLPRFTLIGATTRAGQLTGPLRDRFGILLKLEPYSPNELARIITRSAGILGIPITEEGALELARCSRGTPRIANRLLKRVRDFATVQGDGTIDGETAVEARKWMDIDEMGLDELDRSLLRAIIEMYGGGPVGLETLAAALGEESVTLEDLCEPYLMQMGMLTRTPRGRCVTRLAYEHLHMAVPRRFDGEEDGQQSMF; encoded by the coding sequence ATGAATCAGGAATACACCGTGGACCCCAGCCGGCTGGTCAGTCCCGACGCCATCCCCGCCGATGCCGAGGAAGTCAGCCTTCGCCCCAAAACCCTGGACGACTATGTGGGCCAGGAGAAGGCCAAGGGCAACCTGCGGGTCTATCTGCGGGCGGCCCAGCAGCGGGGCGAGCCCATGGACCATATTCTGCTCTACGGCCCCCCGGGCCTGGGCAAAACCACGCTGGCGGGCATTGTGGCCCAGGAGATGGGGGTGCAGATCCGCATCACTTCGGGCCCGGCCATCGAGAAGCCCGGCGACCTGGCTGCCCTGCTCACCAACCTGCAGGAGGGGGATGTGCTCTTCATCGATGAGATCCACCGCCTTTCCCGCCAGGTGGAAGAGGTGCTCTACCCGGCGCTGGAGGATTACGCCCTGGATATCATGATCGGCAAGGGTCCCAGCGCCCAGAGCATCCGCATCAACCTGCCCCGGTTCACCCTCATCGGTGCCACCACCCGGGCCGGACAGCTCACCGGGCCGCTGCGGGACCGCTTCGGTATTCTGCTCAAGCTGGAACCCTACAGCCCCAACGAGCTGGCCCGGATCATCACCCGCAGCGCCGGCATCCTGGGCATTCCCATCACCGAGGAAGGGGCTCTGGAACTGGCCCGCTGCAGCCGGGGCACGCCCCGTATCGCCAACCGGCTGCTCAAACGGGTGCGGGACTTTGCCACCGTCCAGGGGGACGGCACCATCGACGGGGAGACCGCCGTGGAGGCCCGCAAGTGGATGGATATTGACGAGATGGGCCTGGACGAGCTGGACCGCAGTCTGCTGCGCGCCATCATCGAGATGTACGGCGGCGGGCCGGTGGGCCTGGAAACGCTGGCTGCCGCCCTGGGTGAGGAGAGCGTCACGCTGGAGGACCTGTGTGAGCCCTATCTGATGCAGATGGGAATGCTCACCCGCACGCCCCGGGGCCGCTGCGTGACCCGGCTGGCCTACGAGCATCTGCACATGGCGGTGCCCCGCCGCTTCGACGGGGAAGAGGACGGACAGCAGAGCATGTTCTGA
- the ruvA gene encoding Holliday junction branch migration protein RuvA — protein sequence MIYCLTGKILKKSLDTAVISCGGVGYAVQIPATTGEALPAPGQDGTVYTVMNVSENDVSLYGFATEEQRDCFKMLTAVSGVGPKAGLAILSVMSPEKIALAASSGDHKAFTKASGVGPKLAQRITLELKDKVGKGLADGTGFGGADLSAAVPSSAPAQAVAALVSLGYTPSDAAAAVARVDETLPVQDIIKVALRGLSRAR from the coding sequence ATGATCTATTGCCTGACCGGCAAAATTCTGAAAAAGTCGCTGGACACCGCCGTCATCAGCTGCGGCGGTGTGGGCTATGCCGTGCAGATCCCTGCCACCACCGGCGAGGCGCTGCCCGCCCCGGGCCAGGATGGCACGGTCTACACCGTCATGAACGTCAGTGAGAACGACGTTTCCCTCTACGGCTTCGCCACCGAGGAGCAGCGGGACTGCTTCAAGATGCTCACCGCCGTTTCCGGCGTGGGCCCCAAGGCGGGGCTGGCCATCCTTTCGGTGATGAGCCCCGAAAAAATCGCCCTGGCGGCCTCCTCGGGGGACCACAAGGCGTTCACCAAGGCTTCCGGCGTGGGGCCCAAGCTGGCCCAGCGCATCACGCTGGAACTGAAGGACAAGGTGGGCAAGGGCCTGGCCGACGGCACCGGCTTCGGCGGCGCGGATCTTTCCGCCGCGGTGCCCAGCTCCGCCCCCGCCCAGGCGGTGGCCGCCCTGGTCAGCCTGGGCTATACGCCCTCCGACGCGGCGGCCGCCGTGGCCCGGGTGGACGAAACCCTGCCCGTGCAGGACATCATCAAAGTGGCGCTGCGCGGCCTTTCGCGCGCCCGGTAA
- the ruvC gene encoding crossover junction endodeoxyribonuclease RuvC has translation MRVLGIDPGYAIVGWGVVEYVGNRFAPVGYGAILTEKDTPFEQRLCEIYDAVLDVCRRYQPEAISLEKLYYQHNQTTVIGVAEARGVILLAAAQCGVPIYEYTPMQVKQAITGYGKAVKKQIQEMTRMMLHLDTIPKPDDTADALGMAIAHCHCSRSRLMGTRPR, from the coding sequence TTGCGGGTACTGGGCATTGACCCCGGGTATGCCATCGTGGGCTGGGGCGTTGTGGAGTATGTGGGCAACCGGTTTGCCCCTGTGGGCTACGGCGCCATCCTCACCGAGAAGGACACCCCCTTTGAACAGCGCCTGTGCGAAATCTACGACGCGGTGCTGGATGTCTGCCGCCGGTATCAGCCGGAGGCCATCTCGCTGGAAAAACTCTACTACCAGCACAACCAGACCACCGTCATCGGCGTGGCGGAAGCCCGCGGCGTCATATTGCTGGCAGCCGCCCAGTGCGGCGTGCCCATTTACGAATACACCCCCATGCAGGTCAAGCAGGCCATCACCGGCTACGGCAAGGCCGTGAAGAAGCAGATTCAGGAGATGACCCGCATGATGCTGCACCTGGATACCATCCCCAAACCCGACGACACGGCGGATGCCCTGGGCATGGCCATTGCCCACTGCCATTGCAGCCGCAGCCGACTGATGGGCACCCGGCCGCGCTGA
- a CDS encoding hemolysin family protein: MDDGSIFMIVALVILVCMSAFFSSAETAYSSLNLIRLRSRADAGDRQAAKVLSLAERYDSLLSTILIGNNIVNIGASSIGTVLFTKVLGGVYGPTVSTVVMTLVVLTFGEITPKSMAKEMPESLALSFAPTLSVLVTVFTPLNWIFGQWKNFLAKRFYKGERDTITEGELVTMVSEAEKDGELTDRESELIRSAIEFDDVEVEDVLTPRVDVVAVEDDTPMDEVVEMFAESGYSRLPVYHETIDNIIGVVHEKDCFAALRKGNVKEVKLENLVSPTLYTTTATQISTLLLTLRESKHHMAVVVDEYGGTAGIITLEDILEELVGEIWDEHDDVVEDIRQQSDGSWLVSGTAGIDDVAEELSIRDKEEIDAIAISGLVQEKLGRLPKVGDHFVWGDCDGTVTRVSHRRVQEVRLTRRPPQEEPRKGDRREHREREKDRENRRAQ; the protein is encoded by the coding sequence ATGGACGATGGCAGTATATTTATGATCGTGGCACTGGTTATTCTGGTGTGCATGTCGGCCTTCTTTTCTTCGGCCGAGACCGCGTATTCTTCCCTGAACCTCATCCGTCTGCGCAGCCGCGCCGACGCCGGCGACCGGCAGGCCGCCAAGGTCCTCTCGCTGGCTGAGCGGTACGACAGTCTGCTCAGCACCATCCTCATCGGCAACAACATCGTGAACATCGGCGCTTCCTCCATCGGCACGGTGCTCTTCACCAAGGTGCTGGGCGGGGTGTACGGCCCCACGGTGTCCACCGTCGTGATGACGCTGGTGGTGCTCACCTTCGGTGAGATCACCCCCAAGAGCATGGCCAAGGAGATGCCGGAGTCGCTGGCTTTGAGCTTTGCGCCCACCCTGAGCGTGCTGGTCACGGTGTTCACGCCGCTGAACTGGATCTTCGGGCAGTGGAAAAACTTCCTGGCCAAGCGCTTTTACAAGGGCGAACGGGACACCATCACCGAAGGTGAGCTGGTGACGATGGTCAGCGAGGCCGAGAAGGACGGCGAGCTGACCGACCGGGAAAGCGAACTGATCCGCAGCGCCATCGAGTTCGATGACGTGGAAGTGGAGGACGTGCTGACCCCCCGTGTGGACGTGGTGGCCGTGGAGGACGATACCCCCATGGACGAAGTGGTGGAAATGTTCGCCGAGAGCGGGTATTCCCGCCTGCCGGTCTACCACGAGACCATCGACAACATCATCGGCGTGGTGCATGAGAAGGACTGCTTCGCGGCGCTGCGCAAGGGCAACGTGAAGGAAGTCAAGCTGGAGAACCTGGTCAGTCCCACGCTGTACACCACCACCGCCACCCAGATTTCCACCCTGCTGCTGACCCTGCGGGAGAGCAAGCACCACATGGCTGTGGTGGTGGATGAATACGGCGGCACCGCCGGCATCATCACGCTGGAGGACATCCTGGAGGAGCTGGTGGGCGAGATCTGGGATGAACACGACGACGTGGTGGAGGATATCCGCCAGCAGAGCGACGGCAGCTGGCTGGTGTCCGGCACCGCTGGCATTGACGATGTGGCGGAGGAGCTCTCCATCCGCGACAAGGAGGAGATCGATGCCATTGCCATCAGCGGTCTGGTCCAGGAAAAGCTGGGCCGGCTGCCCAAGGTGGGGGACCACTTCGTGTGGGGCGACTGCGACGGCACGGTGACCCGTGTGAGCCACCGCCGCGTGCAGGAAGTCCGCCTGACCCGCCGCCCGCCCCAGGAGGAACCCCGCAAGGGGGACCGCCGGGAGCACCGGGAACGGGAGAAGGATCGGGAAAACCGCCGCGCCCAATAA